One window of the Natrinema sp. CBA1119 genome contains the following:
- the rpl18a gene encoding 50S ribosomal protein L18Ae, with protein sequence MSQFTVSGRFKSRDGFAEFETTIDAQNENVAREHTLSQFGSQHGLKRSEIKLDEVSEQ encoded by the coding sequence ATGAGTCAATTTACGGTCAGTGGTCGGTTCAAGAGCCGCGACGGCTTCGCGGAGTTCGAGACGACCATCGACGCCCAGAACGAGAACGTCGCCCGCGAACACACCCTCTCCCAGTTCGGGAGTCAACACGGCCTCAAGCGGAGCGAAATCAAACTCGACGAGGTGTCCGAACAATGA